A window of Streptomyces sp. Je 1-332 genomic DNA:
AGACCCGTGAGGGTCTGGTCGTCAGCGACAAGATGGACAAGACCGTCGTCGTCGCTGTCGAGGACCGTGTGAAGCACGCGCTGTACGGCAAGGTCATCCGCCGTACGAACAAGCTCAAGGCGCACGACGAGCAGAACGCTGCCGGCGTCGGCGACCGCGTCCTCCTGATGGAGACGCGTCCGCTGTCGGCGACCAAGCGCTGGCGCATCGTCGAGATCCTCGAGAAGGCCAAGTAAATCTCCCAGGGGTATCCCTAGGAGTTCGTTCCGCCAGGCTCCCGGGGCAGTTCAGTGAACTGCCCCGGGGGAACCGGCAGACAAACAGGAGATAGACGTGATCCAGCAGGAGTCGCGACTTCGGATCGCCGACAACACGGGTGCGAAGGAAATTCTCACCATCCGTGTTCTCGGTGGCTCGGGTCGCCGCTACGCGGGCATCGGTGACGTCATCGTCGCCACCGTCAAGGACGCGATCCCCGGTGGCAACGTGAAGAAGGGTGACGTCGTCAAGGCCGTCATCGTTCGCACCGTCAAGGAGCGCCGCCGTCCCGACGGCTCGTACATCCGCTTCGACGAGAACGCCGCCGTCATTCTGAAGAACGACGGCGACCCTCGCGGCACCCGTATCTTCGGCCCGGTCGGCCGTGAGCTGCGCGAGAAGAAGTTCATGAAGATCATCTCGCTCGCGCCGGAGGTGCTGTAAGCATGAAGATCAAGAAGGGCGACCTGGTCCAGGTCATCACCGGTAAGGACAAGGGCAAGCAGGGCAAGGTCATTGCCGCTTACCCGCGCGACGAGCGCGTCCTGGTCGAGGGTGTCAACCGGGTCAAGAAGCACACGAAGGCCGGCCCGACCGCCAGCGGTTCGCAGGCCGGCGGCATCGTGACCACCGAAGCCCCTGTCCACGTCTCCAACGTCCAGCTGGTCGTGGAGAAGGACGGCAACAAGGTCGTCACGCGTGTCGGTTTCCGCTTCGACGATGACGGCAACAAGATCCGCGTTGCCAAGCGGACGGGTGAGGACATCTGATGACGACCACCACCAGCCCGCGTCTGAAGACGAAGTACCGCGAGGAGATCGCGGGCAAGCTGCAGGAAGAGTTCTCCTACGAGAACGTCATGCAGATCCCCGGCCTCGTCAAGATCGTGGTCAACATGGGTGTCGGCGACGCCGCCCGTGACTCGAAGCTCATGGACGGTGCCGTCCGTGACCTGACCACGATCACCGGTCAGAAGCCGGCCGTCACCAAGGCCCGGAAGTCCATCGCGCAGTTCAAGCTGCGCGAGGGTCAGCCGATCGGCTGCCACGTCACGCTTCGTGGCGACCGCATGTGGGAGTTCCTGGACCGCACCCTGTCGCTCGCGCTGCCGCGCATCCGCGACTTCCGTGGTCTGTCCCCCAAGCAGTTCGACGGCCGTGGCAACTACACCTTCGGTCTCACGGAGCAGGTCATGTTCCACGAGATCGACCAGGACAAGATCGACCGCGTCCGGGGTATGGACATCACCGTGGTCACCACGGCGACCAACGACGCTGAGGGCCGTGCGCTCCTTCGTCACCTCGGCTTCCCGTTCAAGGAGGCGTAAGCGAGATGGCGAAGAAGGCACTTATTGCCAAGGCTGCTCGTAAGCCCAAGTTCGGTGTGCGCGGCTACACCCGCTGCCAGCGCTGTGGCCGTCCGCACTCCGTGTACCGCAAGTTCGGCCTGTGCCGCGTCTGCCTTCGTGAGATGGCTCACCGTGGCGAGCTGCCGGGCGTGACCAAGAGCTCCTGGTAATTCCCTCCTGTCCTTAGGGACTTGGGAATTTCCGGAGGCTCTCGGTAAGTATCTGGTCGGTAGGTGGCCCACCTCTCCATGGCTTAGGCTAGGAGGGTTGGGCGCCTGCCGCCCTGACCGACTTACTACGCCGTAGGTCCCCGCGCCGCACCCGTCCCGCCTCTGAGTGGGGAGAGGGATGGCGCAGATAGGAAACCACGGCGAGAGAGGCCGAAGGCCAATTCATGACCATGACTGATCCGATCGCGGACATGCTGACTCGTCTGCGTAACGCGAACTCGGCGTACCACGACTCCGTGGCGATGCCGCACAGCAAGATCAAGTCTCACATCGCGGAGATCCTCCAGCAGGAGGGCTTCATCACGGGCTGGAAGACCGAGGACGCCGAGGTCGGCAAGAACCTCGTCCTCGAGCTGAAGTTCGGCCCGAACCGTGAGCGCTCCATCGCGGGCATCAAGCGGATCTCCAAGCCCGGTCTCCGGGTTTACGCGAAGTCCACCAACCTGCCGAAGGTGCTCGGCGGCCTGGGCGTGGCGATCATCTCCACGTCCCACGGTCTCCTCACCGGCCAGCAGGCAGGCAAGAAGGGCGTAGGTGGGGAAGTCCTCGCCTACGTCTGGT
This region includes:
- the rpsQ gene encoding 30S ribosomal protein S17 is translated as MSESNVTETKTDRGFRKTREGLVVSDKMDKTVVVAVEDRVKHALYGKVIRRTNKLKAHDEQNAAGVGDRVLLMETRPLSATKRWRIVEILEKAK
- the rplN gene encoding 50S ribosomal protein L14: MIQQESRLRIADNTGAKEILTIRVLGGSGRRYAGIGDVIVATVKDAIPGGNVKKGDVVKAVIVRTVKERRRPDGSYIRFDENAAVILKNDGDPRGTRIFGPVGRELREKKFMKIISLAPEVL
- a CDS encoding type Z 30S ribosomal protein S14, which translates into the protein MAKKALIAKAARKPKFGVRGYTRCQRCGRPHSVYRKFGLCRVCLREMAHRGELPGVTKSSW
- the rplX gene encoding 50S ribosomal protein L24; amino-acid sequence: MKIKKGDLVQVITGKDKGKQGKVIAAYPRDERVLVEGVNRVKKHTKAGPTASGSQAGGIVTTEAPVHVSNVQLVVEKDGNKVVTRVGFRFDDDGNKIRVAKRTGEDI
- the rpsH gene encoding 30S ribosomal protein S8; this translates as MTMTDPIADMLTRLRNANSAYHDSVAMPHSKIKSHIAEILQQEGFITGWKTEDAEVGKNLVLELKFGPNRERSIAGIKRISKPGLRVYAKSTNLPKVLGGLGVAIISTSHGLLTGQQAGKKGVGGEVLAYVW
- the rplE gene encoding 50S ribosomal protein L5, which produces MTTTTSPRLKTKYREEIAGKLQEEFSYENVMQIPGLVKIVVNMGVGDAARDSKLMDGAVRDLTTITGQKPAVTKARKSIAQFKLREGQPIGCHVTLRGDRMWEFLDRTLSLALPRIRDFRGLSPKQFDGRGNYTFGLTEQVMFHEIDQDKIDRVRGMDITVVTTATNDAEGRALLRHLGFPFKEA